A genome region from Candidatus Methylomirabilota bacterium includes the following:
- a CDS encoding pyridoxamine 5'-phosphate oxidase family protein, which produces MTPALAEALRRASYMYVTTYSKAGKPGTVPTWLWLHDGCVYFTTKRDSLKARRIRDNGRVSVRVGRKDGPAFEGRAEWVDDRADLETMLLATYRKKYWLLVPLFMGRYIRKGLAAKTSVLVRITPG; this is translated from the coding sequence GTGACGCCCGCCCTCGCCGAGGCGCTCCGGCGCGCGAGCTACATGTACGTCACGACGTACAGCAAGGCGGGGAAACCCGGCACGGTGCCGACCTGGCTCTGGCTCCACGACGGGTGCGTCTACTTCACGACGAAACGCGACAGCCTCAAGGCACGCCGTATCCGGGACAACGGCCGCGTCAGCGTGCGCGTGGGCAGGAAGGATGGGCCGGCCTTCGAGGGGCGCGCGGAGTGGGTGGACGACCGAGCTGACCTGGAAACGATGCTGCTCGCGACCTACAGGAAGAAGTATTGGCTACTCGTCCCGCTCTTCATGGGGCGCTACATCCGGAAGGGGCTGGCCGCGAAGACCAGCGTCCTGGTCCGGATC